A DNA window from Gammaproteobacteria bacterium contains the following coding sequences:
- a CDS encoding (4Fe-4S)-binding protein, whose amino-acid sequence MKSKILHYSGEKAAVSYDVRRCIHAAECVHGLPDVFDPGRKPWIDPDCAEAEQLLQVIMRCPTGALHLERSDGEHTEPTPERNTAIIERNGPVYLRGDLEIVTGEGEVLLRDTRIALCRCGASENKPFCDGSHVRVGFAGD is encoded by the coding sequence ATGAAATCGAAGATTCTGCACTACTCCGGCGAAAAGGCGGCCGTGAGTTACGATGTGAGGAGATGTATCCACGCCGCCGAATGCGTTCACGGCCTGCCCGATGTGTTCGACCCGGGCCGAAAGCCCTGGATCGATCCCGACTGCGCCGAGGCGGAACAGCTCCTCCAGGTGATCATGCGTTGTCCGACGGGTGCCCTGCATCTGGAGCGAAGCGACGGCGAACACACCGAGCCCACGCCCGAGCGGAATACCGCGATCATAGAGCGGAACGGTCCGGTCTACCTTCGCGGTGACCTGGAGATCGTCACAGGGGAGGGCGAGGTCTTGCTCAGGGACACACGCATCGCTCTTTGTCGCTGCGGGGCTTCGGAGAACAAGCCTTTCTGCGACGGAAGTCATGTCCGAGTCGGGTTTGCGGGGGACTGA
- a CDS encoding PQQ-binding-like beta-propeller repeat protein — MPTRLRSIGAGSLALVAWLGACEPRVGGGDADPADWAYFGADKAFTRYAPLDQITRDNVGDLEILWRRPAVDPALTASFPDLGVSGYLRATPIFIDGVLYAPNGVGLAEAFDPATGETLWIQQPFPRTIEEARGRSSRGMDYWTDGSDRRLIHVRGGFLYALDPATGHARHDFGDGGRVDLVPASAERFSWSSGPIVVNDVIVVAGVVDGAGDSGMRWKGSAPENLRGYDVRSGELLWTFNVVPREGEFGVDTWGNDSWKESGDLGAWCCLSADEEFGFVFVPFSAPTAAYYGGHRPGDNLFSNSLVAIDVATGERVWHFQMVHHDVWEYDTVGPPTLGEIVVDGRRIQAVMQPSKTGFLYVFDRVTGEPVWPIEERPVPQSTVPGEHTSATQPFPTKPAPFARHGLTLDDLIEFPELRERARAVADSFVLGPIFTPPSLVSEEPGGKKGTLMVPGSWGAGNWNTGAFDPETGMYYAFAHTIPRVYRLVKATDPTSEMEYWSPNRDAPYIDGLPITKPPWGRITAIDMHRGEHVWMKANGDGPRDHPALRGTDVPPLGVASRPVALVTKTLLFMGEGGQGVFGGVQANMWGRSFRAWDKATGDVVREIELDAGTTGGPMSYMHDGKQFIVVAIGGREHPPELIALGLP; from the coding sequence GACGCCGATCCCGCCGACTGGGCCTACTTCGGCGCCGATAAGGCCTTCACGAGATACGCCCCTCTCGATCAGATCACGCGTGACAATGTCGGGGACCTGGAGATCCTCTGGCGGCGCCCCGCGGTCGATCCCGCCCTGACGGCCTCTTTCCCGGACCTAGGGGTGTCGGGCTACCTCCGGGCGACGCCGATCTTCATCGACGGCGTGCTTTATGCTCCCAACGGTGTCGGTCTGGCGGAGGCCTTCGATCCGGCGACCGGCGAGACCCTGTGGATCCAGCAGCCGTTTCCGCGGACGATCGAGGAGGCCCGGGGCCGGTCCTCACGGGGGATGGATTACTGGACCGACGGCTCCGACCGGCGCCTGATCCACGTGCGCGGCGGCTTTCTCTACGCCCTCGACCCGGCAACCGGCCACGCCCGTCACGATTTCGGCGATGGCGGGAGGGTCGACCTGGTTCCGGCCTCGGCCGAGCGGTTCAGCTGGAGTTCCGGTCCCATCGTTGTGAACGACGTCATCGTGGTCGCGGGCGTGGTGGACGGGGCGGGCGACTCGGGGATGCGCTGGAAGGGGAGCGCGCCCGAGAACCTGCGCGGATACGACGTGCGCAGCGGCGAGCTGCTCTGGACCTTCAACGTCGTGCCGCGGGAGGGCGAGTTCGGCGTCGACACCTGGGGCAACGATTCATGGAAGGAATCCGGCGACCTCGGCGCATGGTGCTGCCTCAGCGCGGACGAGGAGTTCGGTTTCGTGTTCGTGCCCTTCTCGGCGCCGACCGCCGCCTACTACGGGGGCCATCGTCCGGGCGACAACCTGTTCTCCAACAGCCTGGTGGCGATCGACGTCGCGACAGGGGAGCGGGTATGGCACTTCCAGATGGTGCACCACGACGTGTGGGAGTACGACACCGTGGGTCCGCCGACGCTGGGCGAGATCGTGGTGGACGGTCGCCGCATCCAGGCCGTCATGCAGCCGAGCAAGACGGGCTTCCTCTACGTCTTCGACCGAGTGACCGGCGAGCCGGTATGGCCGATCGAGGAGCGTCCCGTGCCCCAGTCCACGGTTCCGGGCGAGCACACCTCCGCAACGCAGCCATTTCCCACCAAGCCGGCGCCGTTCGCCAGGCACGGCCTCACCCTCGACGACCTCATCGAATTTCCGGAGCTCCGGGAGCGGGCGCGCGCGGTGGCCGACTCGTTCGTCCTCGGCCCGATCTTCACCCCGCCGTCGCTGGTAAGCGAGGAACCGGGCGGCAAGAAGGGAACGCTGATGGTGCCCGGATCGTGGGGGGCGGGAAACTGGAACACGGGCGCGTTCGATCCCGAAACCGGCATGTACTACGCGTTCGCGCACACGATCCCGCGCGTGTACCGTCTCGTGAAGGCCACCGACCCGACGTCGGAGATGGAGTACTGGAGCCCGAACCGGGACGCGCCCTACATCGACGGGCTGCCGATCACGAAGCCGCCGTGGGGCCGGATCACGGCGATCGACATGCACCGGGGCGAGCACGTCTGGATGAAGGCGAACGGGGATGGCCCGAGAGATCACCCCGCTCTCCGCGGTACGGACGTCCCGCCGCTCGGCGTCGCCAGCCGGCCCGTGGCGCTCGTCACGAAGACGCTCCTGTTCATGGGCGAAGGAGGCCAGGGAGTGTTCGGGGGCGTCCAGGCGAACATGTGGGGCAGGAGCTTCCGCGCCTGGGACAAGGCCACGGGAGACGTGGTCCGGGAGATCGAGTTGGACGCGGGTACGACGGGAGGCCCCATGTCGTACATGCACGACGGGAAGCAGTTCATCGTCGTGGCCATCGGCGGCAGAGAGCATCCGCCCGAGCTCATCGCGCTCGGGCTTCCCTAG
- a CDS encoding 4Fe-4S dicluster domain-containing protein produces the protein MPLAHDRPIRFGVKETCDICRACTNSCPAKAIDDGEPSTVVHNRSNIQGIRKWTTDAEKCFRFWANQNTDCSICVRVCPYNRDYRHLWSRVWRWLAGTPLRRLALWLDRVSGRGERLKPSSWWSAAG, from the coding sequence ATGCCGCTCGCCCACGACCGGCCCATCCGGTTCGGCGTGAAGGAGACGTGCGACATCTGCCGCGCGTGCACGAACAGCTGCCCCGCGAAGGCCATCGACGACGGCGAGCCGTCCACCGTGGTCCACAACCGGTCGAACATCCAGGGCATCCGCAAATGGACCACGGACGCCGAGAAGTGCTTCCGCTTCTGGGCCAACCAGAACACCGACTGCTCGATCTGCGTGCGCGTCTGCCCCTACAACCGCGACTATCGCCACCTGTGGAGCCGAGTCTGGCGATGGCTGGCGGGCACCCCGCTCCGGCGCCTCGCGCTCTGGCTGGACCGGGTCAGCGGACGGGGCGAGCGCCTGAAGCCGTCCAGTTGGTGGAGCGCCGCGGGATAA